The following are encoded together in the Spiroplasma apis B31 genome:
- a CDS encoding rhomboid family intramembrane serine protease: MNANLSELKLNLVHFLIKVEKYKALPKYSNENISYLVNPKNKFQIVCVTIGNPVTSDKNLEEIKNTVKSAKREKLNTLIIALTSNLEISLVDGTLIDVDSLETIKTKLSNHFPRINSLVIEKNEDSPEIDEEELLASLKNPSESSNIKLKNLAARMTTNSALSILLGAMFIILPIVTYIMWTMLNMRNPNTPLKSDAVASLFFGATNRSLTVIGQQYWRIFTYGFTANNGGLLKAIIEVFIIGSLTLKLSKYTEGVLGTLKFASITLITYVLAGLFVSVMIPFGQFNGVLGFTASTIAALGVTTWDKKNDTVIIFSKNRIIMPLLIMIAYSLFFKTTNEIILIVTASGISGALTMLMTYNYKNLDRYFVMPVVMIAGFVIIPIIFLFLPYSSLAEDRDSINAMGAYIQYNTFSVEQANRFLGLNKWRLYFNANGNLVRF, translated from the coding sequence ATGAACGCAAATCTTAGTGAATTAAAACTAAACTTGGTACACTTTTTAATTAAAGTTGAAAAATATAAAGCTTTACCTAAATACAGTAATGAAAATATTTCTTATTTAGTTAATCCTAAAAATAAGTTTCAAATTGTATGTGTTACTATTGGTAATCCTGTAACATCAGACAAGAATTTAGAAGAAATAAAAAATACAGTTAAGTCTGCTAAAAGAGAAAAATTAAATACTTTGATCATTGCCTTAACTTCAAATTTAGAGATATCGCTTGTTGATGGAACTTTAATAGATGTTGACTCTTTAGAAACTATTAAAACTAAATTAAGTAATCATTTCCCTAGAATAAATAGTCTTGTTATTGAAAAAAACGAAGATTCTCCAGAAATCGATGAAGAAGAATTGTTAGCCTCATTAAAAAATCCTTCAGAATCTAGTAATATTAAGTTAAAAAATCTAGCTGCAAGAATGACAACTAATAGTGCGTTGTCAATTTTGTTGGGTGCAATGTTTATAATTTTACCAATTGTTACTTATATAATGTGAACTATGTTAAATATGAGAAATCCAAATACTCCTTTAAAATCTGATGCAGTTGCCTCACTTTTCTTTGGTGCTACAAATAGATCTTTAACAGTTATTGGACAACAATATTGAAGAATATTCACATATGGTTTTACAGCTAATAATGGTGGATTGTTGAAAGCCATAATAGAAGTATTTATTATTGGTTCTTTAACCTTGAAACTATCTAAATACACAGAAGGTGTTCTGGGAACACTGAAATTCGCATCAATTACATTAATAACCTATGTTCTTGCTGGATTATTTGTATCAGTCATGATACCTTTTGGTCAATTTAATGGTGTATTAGGTTTCACAGCCTCAACAATTGCAGCTTTAGGTGTTACAACTTGAGATAAGAAAAACGACACCGTTATTATTTTCTCTAAAAATAGAATTATTATGCCACTTCTTATAATGATTGCATATTCATTATTTTTTAAAACAACAAACGAAATAATATTAATAGTTACTGCATCAGGTATTTCTGGAGCTTTAACTATGTTGATGACTTATAATTATAAGAATCTTGATAGATACTTTGTTATGCCAGTTGTAATGATTGCTGGATTCGTAATCATTCCAATTATTTTCCTATTTTTACCATATTCTTCTTTAGCAGAAGACCGTGATTCAATTAATGCTATGGGAGCTTATATACAATACAATACTTTTAGTGTTGAGCAAGCTAATCGCTTTTTAGGACTAAATAAATGAAGACTGTATTTCAATGCAAACGGAAACTTAGTACGTTTTTAA
- a CDS encoding RluA family pseudouridine synthase, with translation MKSIRLVLTNNEGRLDKFLTDRLKDSYNFSRSYIQKLIDEGYIKVNDNEVTPKYNLLENDEIYVELKAPTELDAKPQKIDFKIVYEDDDLIVVDKPNNLVVHPAAGNPDGTLVNGLLYKLEKLSSIGGVLRPGIVHRLDKMTTGLMIVAKNDKTHRALTEMLAKNKIHKEYLALVHGVVEPNTGLIDAPIGRQKHDRKKMTVTDLNSKNARTHFTVMKRFKKHTLLKCVIETGRTHQIRVHMNYIKHPVLGDPLYAYKEDEKMEFGQYLHSHNLSFEHPISKKNISLNSDLPKEFNDKLKELEE, from the coding sequence ATGAAATCAATAAGATTGGTGTTAACAAATAATGAAGGTAGATTAGACAAGTTCTTAACAGATAGACTTAAAGATAGTTATAATTTTTCGCGAAGTTATATTCAAAAACTAATAGATGAAGGTTACATCAAGGTTAATGATAATGAAGTAACTCCAAAATATAATCTACTAGAAAATGATGAGATATATGTCGAATTAAAAGCACCAACAGAATTAGATGCTAAACCACAAAAAATTGATTTCAAAATAGTTTATGAGGATGATGATTTAATTGTAGTTGATAAACCAAATAATTTGGTTGTACATCCTGCGGCTGGAAATCCTGATGGTACATTAGTTAATGGTCTACTATATAAGCTTGAAAAACTATCTTCTATTGGGGGAGTTTTAAGACCTGGAATTGTCCATCGTCTTGATAAAATGACAACAGGTTTGATGATTGTTGCTAAAAATGACAAAACACATAGAGCATTAACAGAAATGTTAGCAAAAAATAAAATCCATAAAGAGTATTTGGCACTTGTACACGGAGTTGTTGAACCAAATACAGGACTTATTGATGCTCCTATCGGGAGACAAAAACATGATCGTAAAAAAATGACTGTAACTGATTTAAATTCAAAAAATGCTCGAACACATTTCACTGTTATGAAACGTTTCAAAAAACATACATTATTAAAGTGTGTTATCGAAACTGGGAGAACCCATCAAATCAGGGTGCATATGAATTACATAAAACACCCTGTTTTAGGAGACCCGCTTTATGCTTATAAAGAAGATGAAAAAATGGAGTTTGGACAATACTTGCATTCTCACAACTTAAGCTTTGAGCATCCAATATCAAAAAAAAATATCAGTCTAAATAGTGATTTACCAAAAGAATTTAATGATAAACTTAAAGAGTTAGAAGAATAG
- the lspA gene encoding signal peptidase II, producing MKNLKLILKTYDYNARYKLLWCLPLFLSLIFFDWITKALIVKNFSYGQEGKLIPGFIKMEYIINPGAALGMNSDNPTLAIALAALVTIILIGIFVFVNNKFWTQSINVMLAGSFANLMGRAWAPNVRGISGGVVDFLKWDFQLLGSDTYIFNLADLFVNISIGMLILSLIIFSIQQVKEIFYKKNQQKYDFYLETKDKLHKLEKSYLHSIKKQTIKNRYELWKTYLKDKKVIKTNWKIRSKEINKES from the coding sequence ATGAAAAACTTGAAATTAATTCTTAAAACATATGATTATAACGCTAGATATAAACTTCTTTGATGTCTACCATTATTTTTAAGTCTAATATTTTTTGATTGAATAACAAAAGCTTTGATAGTAAAGAATTTTAGTTATGGTCAAGAAGGTAAATTGATACCTGGATTTATAAAAATGGAGTATATCATTAACCCGGGAGCAGCTTTGGGAATGAATTCTGACAATCCAACCCTAGCGATTGCATTAGCAGCATTAGTAACTATAATATTAATAGGTATTTTTGTATTTGTTAACAATAAATTTTGGACACAATCAATAAATGTTATGTTAGCTGGAAGTTTTGCCAATCTAATGGGTAGGGCTTGAGCTCCAAATGTTAGAGGTATTAGTGGTGGAGTAGTTGATTTTTTAAAATGAGATTTCCAATTATTAGGATCTGACACATACATATTTAATCTTGCTGATTTATTTGTTAATATTTCAATCGGAATGTTGATTCTTTCGTTAATTATTTTTTCAATTCAACAAGTGAAAGAAATCTTTTACAAAAAAAATCAACAAAAATATGATTTTTATCTTGAAACTAAAGATAAGCTTCACAAGTTAGAAAAATCCTATCTTCATTCTATAAAGAAACAAACCATAAAAAATAGATATGAATTATGAAAAACTTATCTAAAAGATAAAAAAGTAATAAAAACAAATTGAAAAATTAGAAGTAAAGAAATAAACAAGGAGAGTTAA
- the ileS gene encoding isoleucine--tRNA ligase: protein MQKNYKDTLLIYQTDFEMKADLNKKEPLMENKWLEENIYNKKISSNKDKPLFVLHDGPPYANGDIHVGHSLNKILKDFIVRWKNSSGYNSPYIMGWDTHGLPIETAITKQGVDRKAIKPTEFRDLCKNYALDQVKNQAEQFRRLGIFTDYDKKYITLTQDYEISQLHLFLKMIEKGLIYRDLKPIYWSPSSESALAEAEIEYAEVRSPSIYVGVPIINNPEFNNVNAIIWTTTPWTIPANQLIAVGEDMEYVVITSDASDKKYLLAKDLLSQVSESVGWENVTILKTLKGAELVDLEYKHPWYDKKTGKIVIGHHVTAESGSGLVHIAGGFGQDDFEIVSKHNIKAFAPIDDQGKFDITVDDERLEGLFYEDANKVIGLELENKGYLLKLKFLKHSYPHDWRTKKPVIYRATNQWFVGLDAVKKEIDNVIVNNVVTYPEWSKERLRNIVKDRNDWTISRQRLWGVPIIAFYDEKKQPQLDKEIIKYAINVTEEKGTNSWFELSADEFLPEKYRNKGWTKEKDILDVWFDSGSSNIALEENFGLKRPFDVYLEGNDQYRGWFNSSIINSVIYDGKPAYKTLLTHGMTNDEKGKKMSKSIGNTINPIDIANDLGADILRLWVFSTDFTDDQKIGKDILKQISESYRKIRNTLRFLLSNLVDFNPMTDEAKTLKEVDNFALHNLAVFKQKVSESFEKFNFNNAYKLINNYVANDLSAFYLDFIKDIIYVEKRDSLRRRQVQTVMYEQLWVLIDVLRPVLPHTIEEVYKNIKNITLLESVHLLDLRVQDFMMKDDFVEKWKTVLKLRDDVNEALEKARNEKIIKKGFEAELTIKLKKDYDFIKQIDDLNQILIVNSIIFEESLSDVNSRVAEVSVKLKEGLKCERCWAIFDNLKEDICERCYDVLN, encoded by the coding sequence ATGCAAAAAAATTATAAAGACACATTATTAATCTATCAAACAGATTTCGAGATGAAAGCAGATTTAAATAAAAAGGAACCATTAATGGAAAATAAATGGTTGGAAGAAAATATTTACAATAAAAAAATATCAAGCAACAAAGATAAACCTTTGTTTGTTTTACATGATGGACCACCATATGCTAATGGAGATATTCACGTTGGTCACTCATTAAATAAAATTTTGAAAGATTTCATCGTGCGTTGAAAAAATAGTAGTGGATATAATTCACCATATATAATGGGTTGAGACACACATGGTTTGCCGATTGAAACTGCAATCACTAAACAAGGTGTCGATAGAAAAGCAATTAAACCAACAGAATTTAGAGATTTATGTAAGAATTATGCACTAGATCAAGTGAAAAATCAAGCAGAGCAATTCAGAAGATTAGGTATATTCACTGATTATGATAAAAAATATATTACTTTGACTCAAGATTATGAAATTAGTCAACTTCACCTATTCTTAAAAATGATAGAAAAGGGATTAATATATAGAGATTTAAAGCCAATTTATTGGTCACCATCTAGTGAATCAGCACTTGCAGAAGCAGAAATCGAATATGCAGAAGTTAGGTCACCTTCAATTTACGTTGGAGTTCCTATAATAAATAATCCTGAATTTAATAATGTAAATGCAATAATTTGAACAACAACTCCATGAACAATACCAGCCAATCAGTTAATTGCTGTTGGAGAAGATATGGAATATGTTGTTATTACGTCAGATGCATCAGATAAAAAATATCTTTTAGCAAAAGACTTACTTTCTCAGGTTTCAGAATCAGTTGGTTGAGAAAACGTAACCATATTAAAAACTTTAAAGGGAGCAGAGTTAGTTGATCTTGAATATAAACATCCTTGATATGATAAAAAAACCGGGAAAATTGTTATTGGACATCACGTAACAGCTGAATCTGGTTCTGGTCTAGTTCATATAGCTGGTGGTTTTGGACAAGACGACTTTGAAATTGTCTCAAAACACAATATCAAAGCATTTGCCCCAATAGATGATCAAGGAAAGTTTGACATCACTGTTGATGATGAAAGACTTGAAGGTTTATTTTACGAAGATGCTAATAAAGTTATCGGATTAGAGTTAGAAAATAAAGGCTATTTATTAAAACTAAAATTTTTAAAACACTCATACCCACATGACTGAAGAACAAAAAAACCAGTTATTTATCGTGCTACAAACCAATGGTTTGTAGGTTTGGACGCAGTTAAAAAAGAAATAGACAACGTTATTGTTAACAATGTTGTTACTTATCCTGAATGATCTAAGGAAAGATTGAGAAACATCGTTAAAGATAGAAATGATTGGACAATAAGTAGACAAAGATTATGAGGAGTACCTATTATCGCATTCTACGATGAAAAAAAACAACCTCAACTAGATAAAGAAATAATTAAATATGCAATTAATGTGACTGAAGAAAAAGGAACTAATTCTTGATTTGAGTTAAGTGCTGATGAATTTCTGCCTGAAAAGTATCGTAACAAAGGGTGAACAAAAGAAAAAGATATTTTAGATGTTTGGTTCGATTCTGGTTCATCAAATATTGCTTTAGAAGAAAACTTTGGTTTAAAAAGACCATTCGATGTTTATTTAGAAGGTAATGACCAATACCGTGGTTGATTTAATTCATCAATAATTAACTCAGTTATTTATGATGGAAAACCAGCATATAAAACTTTATTAACTCATGGTATGACAAATGATGAAAAAGGTAAAAAAATGTCTAAATCAATTGGTAATACCATTAATCCGATTGATATTGCAAATGATTTAGGAGCAGATATTTTAAGATTATGAGTGTTCTCAACAGACTTTACAGACGATCAAAAGATAGGGAAGGATATTCTAAAACAAATTTCAGAATCATACAGAAAAATAAGAAATACCTTAAGATTCCTACTTTCTAATCTAGTTGACTTTAATCCAATGACAGATGAAGCAAAAACCTTAAAAGAGGTCGATAATTTTGCTTTACACAATCTTGCAGTATTCAAACAAAAGGTTTCAGAATCATTTGAAAAATTCAATTTCAACAATGCATATAAGTTAATCAATAATTATGTCGCAAATGATTTGTCTGCATTTTACTTAGACTTTATAAAAGATATTATCTATGTTGAAAAAAGAGACTCTTTAAGAAGACGACAAGTACAAACAGTTATGTACGAACAATTATGAGTTTTAATCGATGTTTTAAGACCAGTTTTACCTCACACTATTGAAGAAGTTTATAAAAATATAAAAAACATCACTTTACTAGAGTCTGTTCATTTATTAGATCTAAGAGTACAAGACTTCATGATGAAAGATGATTTTGTTGAAAAATGAAAAACAGTTTTAAAACTTCGTGACGATGTAAATGAAGCATTAGAAAAAGCTAGAAATGAAAAAATAATAAAAAAAGGATTTGAAGCAGAATTGACTATAAAATTAAAGAAAGATTATGATTTTATAAAACAAATTGATGATTTAAATCAAATCTTAATTGTTAACTCAATAATCTTTGAAGAATCTTTAAGTGATGTTAACTCTAGGGTTGCTGAAGTTAGTGTGAAATTAAAAGAAGGATTAAAATGTGAACGTTGTTGAGCAATTTTCGATAATCTTAAAGAAGATATCTGTGAACGCTGTTATGACGTACTTAATTAA
- a CDS encoding lipoprotein, giving the protein MKRILNIFSTISLVVSTSSLTISCFEKTTTNIASLNFNGDLTDTPIIEVNEKNLITTFVRKNLKNGHYSDKELELFSNITIDKNSIKKESDTVDILNNSIYSVNIKAVARSRILTGTQKILFKSNNKGVLDEKTNKLIEKRENNLSFYWYDWVTKENKVADSEANKWIEAPLLETVDCCENYKNVKYIKLAYSVPGVYDKEKEQVISNNYDTDFQYTLRNKSAENGEKDKNYIFLSTKKNKKKKYILSIGGASADKILFKWDQKKDIKKSLKELIREMNLDGIDISIVGETLRSFESKSTLSQAIREIKLENWLENKDFFVSASINFDHLRKDKFVAGSFSYIDLIESLKGYIDIISPTTFNVMSRYKLEYLDDVEFGINDKSKVKVRKGTIIEASIEMQTMEFYYAYLRSLLDENWSIKNNLYYINDLPIDISITSALSGIGYFNENVFKSAFEALKRDLTNEAKKNIIGLNVFSLNDDIINSRKIVQSYENIFKEQDKDI; this is encoded by the coding sequence ATGAAAAGAATATTAAATATCTTTAGCACAATAAGTTTAGTTGTTTCAACAAGTTCACTAACAATTTCTTGTTTTGAAAAGACCACAACTAACATTGCATCATTAAATTTTAATGGAGATTTGACTGATACACCAATAATTGAAGTTAACGAAAAAAACTTAATAACAACTTTTGTCCGAAAAAATCTAAAAAATGGTCATTATTCTGATAAAGAATTGGAACTATTTTCAAACATAACTATTGATAAAAACTCTATAAAAAAAGAATCTGATACGGTAGACATTTTGAATAATTCTATCTACTCAGTGAATATTAAGGCGGTTGCAAGATCAAGAATACTTACTGGAACACAAAAAATATTATTCAAATCGAACAACAAAGGAGTTTTGGATGAAAAAACTAATAAGCTAATAGAAAAAAGAGAAAATAATTTATCATTTTATTGATATGATTGAGTCACAAAAGAAAACAAGGTTGCCGATAGTGAAGCTAATAAATGAATTGAAGCACCTTTATTAGAAACTGTTGATTGTTGTGAGAATTATAAAAATGTAAAATATATCAAGTTGGCTTATTCTGTTCCAGGTGTTTACGATAAAGAAAAAGAACAGGTTATCTCTAATAATTACGATACTGATTTTCAATATACATTGAGAAACAAATCAGCAGAAAATGGAGAAAAAGATAAAAACTACATTTTTTTAAGCACCAAGAAAAATAAAAAGAAAAAATATATTTTATCTATTGGAGGAGCTTCAGCAGATAAAATTTTATTCAAGTGAGACCAAAAAAAAGATATAAAAAAATCTCTTAAAGAATTGATAAGAGAAATGAATTTGGACGGAATTGATATTTCAATTGTTGGTGAAACTTTGAGGAGTTTTGAAAGTAAGTCGACACTCTCACAAGCAATTCGCGAAATAAAACTTGAAAATTGATTAGAAAACAAAGACTTTTTTGTATCCGCATCAATAAACTTTGATCATTTACGAAAAGACAAGTTCGTTGCAGGAAGTTTTTCATACATAGACTTAATTGAGTCATTAAAAGGTTATATTGATATAATATCACCAACTACTTTTAATGTTATGTCAAGATATAAGTTAGAATATTTAGATGATGTTGAATTCGGAATAAATGATAAAAGTAAAGTTAAAGTACGCAAGGGCACAATTATAGAAGCAAGTATTGAAATGCAAACTATGGAATTCTACTACGCTTATCTAAGGTCTTTATTAGATGAAAACTGAAGTATTAAAAATAATCTTTACTACATAAACGATTTACCTATTGACATTTCTATCACAAGTGCACTTAGTGGAATTGGATATTTCAATGAAAATGTCTTCAAATCTGCTTTCGAAGCTCTTAAAAGAGACTTAACAAATGAAGCTAAGAAAAACATCATAGGGTTAAATGTTTTTTCATTAAATGATGATATAATTAACTCAAGAAAAATCGTGCAATCGTACGAAAATATATTTAAAGAACAAGACAAGGATATATAA
- a CDS encoding MurR/RpiR family transcriptional regulator — protein sequence MKIIKLDESKLNSTEGAIVKQINENPDYFCSHSIQDVSKASNVSSSTMTRVCQKLGFKSFKAAQMFVYEKSRMQSDYYKLWDNKTIEQIIHNVRGSALFTINETLDAIDHKYIEDIASRIYNSKRVIVFGIEQEQTSINSFVLNLARIDIDAIRVSNIHSFAQRAVFFGKEDFCVFVTRTGWTKEIIEAVKWSMTKEIPILILTTDIETTKNHIGTMSCDDIYLLETHTMNIDKIKYPSISSVPGEMIIFDLLFNIIVGMNKEFSDKFQKTNEISLNWNFGGHL from the coding sequence ATGAAAATAATTAAATTAGATGAGAGTAAATTGAATAGTACAGAAGGAGCGATTGTTAAGCAAATTAATGAAAACCCTGATTATTTCTGTAGTCATTCAATACAAGATGTCTCAAAAGCAAGTAATGTAAGTTCGAGTACAATGACAAGGGTTTGTCAAAAATTGGGTTTCAAAAGTTTTAAAGCAGCACAAATGTTTGTTTATGAGAAATCAAGAATGCAAAGTGATTATTACAAATTATGAGATAATAAGACGATTGAACAAATTATTCATAATGTGAGAGGTAGTGCTTTATTTACAATAAATGAAACATTAGACGCAATCGATCATAAATATATAGAAGATATAGCTTCTAGAATATATAATTCCAAAAGAGTAATTGTGTTTGGTATAGAACAAGAGCAAACATCTATCAACTCTTTTGTACTTAACTTAGCAAGAATAGATATAGATGCAATCAGAGTAAGCAATATACATAGTTTTGCACAAAGAGCAGTTTTTTTTGGTAAAGAAGATTTTTGTGTATTTGTAACAAGAACAGGTTGAACAAAAGAAATTATTGAGGCTGTTAAGTGGTCAATGACCAAAGAAATACCTATTTTGATATTAACAACTGACATTGAAACCACTAAAAATCATATAGGTACCATGTCTTGCGATGATATTTATTTATTAGAAACTCATACAATGAATATTGATAAAATAAAATATCCATCAATCTCATCAGTTCCAGGAGAAATGATTATTTTCGATTTACTATTTAATATAATCGTTGGTATGAATAAAGAATTTAGTGATAAGTTTCAAAAAACTAATGAAATATCGTTAAATTGAAACTTTGGAGGTCATTTATAA